A window from Musa acuminata AAA Group cultivar baxijiao unplaced genomic scaffold, Cavendish_Baxijiao_AAA HiC_scaffold_1139, whole genome shotgun sequence encodes these proteins:
- the LOC103999756 gene encoding transcription factor MYB60-like codes for MGRPPFCDNIGIKKGPWTPEEDIVLVSYIQEHGPGNWRSVPTSTGLMRCSKSCRLRWTNYLRPGIKRGNFTPYEERVIIRLQSLLGNRWASIASHLPRRTDNDIKNYWNTHLKKKINKIQGAADADGKKPSSDARPVCHDYVSQSYDMMESRKQDLTDALPMYHQKSRYASSSENISRLLQGWMQSSPTVDAPGKLKQSFFTADDDDDETSNIISALAAASLTEKSQAESDRRCGATMTHDDFDLLHSFENMDIVPWENTGEETRPFQHARADDAEAQLGAESEQPPLFLPENWLLDEALVQVDELMELNADSCSYSSF; via the exons ATGGGAAGGCCTCCTTTCTGTGATAACATTGGCATCAAGAAAGGACCATGGACTCCCGAGGAGGACATCGTCTTGGTCTCTTATATTCAGGAACATGGACCTGGAAACTGGAGATCAGTTCCCACAAGCACAG GGTTGATGAGATGCAGTAAGAGCTGTAGATTGAGATGGACTAACTACCTCAGGCCTGGAATCAAACGCGGCAACTTCACTCCGTATGAAGAACGAGTCATCATCCGTCTCCAATCCTTGCTTGGCAACAG ATGGGCATCCATTGCCTCTCACCTTCCCCGAAGAACCGACAATgatatcaagaactactggaacacacatctcaagaagaagatCAACAAGATCCAGGGAGCTGCAGATGCAGATGGCAAGAAGCCCTCTTCTGATGCTAGGCCCGTTTGCCATGACTACGTGTCCCAAAGCTACGACATGATGGAATCAAGGAAGCAGGACCTCACCGACGCACTCCCCATGTATCACCAGAAGTCGAGGTATGCCTCCAGCAGCGAGAACATCTCGAGGCTCCTCCAGGGGTGGATGCAGTCATCGCCAACGGTCGACGCGCCAGGGAAGCTGAAACAATCCTTCTTCACCGccgacgatgacgacgacgagaCCAGCAACATCATCAGCGCCCTTGCAGCAGCGTCACTAACGGAGAAAAGTCAAGCTGAAAGCGACCGACGGTGCGGCGCCACCATGACACACGATGACTTCGACCTATTGCATTCCTTCGAGAACATGGACATTGTTCCCTGGGAGAACACCGGGGAGGAGACGCGCCCCTTCCAACACGCACGAGCCGATGATGCTGAAGCCCAACTGGGCGCGGAGAGCGAGCAACCTCCGTTGTTCTTGCCGGAGAATTGGCTCCTGGACGAGGCCTTGGTGCAGGTGGATGAGCTCATGGAGCTTAATGCTGATTCTTGCTCATACTCATCCTTCTAA